A portion of the Flavobacterium limnophilum genome contains these proteins:
- the rsfS gene encoding ribosome silencing factor — protein MAKKTINNDVLLANIIKGIEEVKGNDIDILDLREIDTAVCDYFIVCNGNSNTQVNAIVNSIQKTVSKELKDKPWHVEGTDNAEWVLMDYVNIVVHVFQKHIREYYNIESLWGDAKITTIENKY, from the coding sequence ATGGCTAAAAAAACTATAAATAATGATGTTCTACTAGCAAACATCATCAAGGGAATTGAAGAAGTAAAAGGAAATGATATCGACATTCTGGATTTAAGAGAAATAGACACCGCTGTTTGCGACTATTTTATCGTTTGCAACGGAAATTCAAACACACAGGTTAACGCCATCGTTAACTCCATCCAAAAAACAGTTTCAAAAGAATTAAAAGACAAGCCTTGGCATGTTGAAGGAACCGATAATGCAGAATGGGTTCTTATGGACTATGTAAACATCGTGGTACACGTTTTCCAAAAGCACATTCGCGAATATTACAACATCGAAAGTCTTTGGGGTGATGCCAAAATTACCACAATCGAAAATAAATACTAA
- the ftsH gene encoding ATP-dependent zinc metalloprotease FtsH produces the protein MAKDNNPNSNKFKVSPWLVYTAILLIFLFISYITGGSNFQEPSQLKSSDIDALLAKGQIENVIIFNKTDAEIYLNATALKDPANKKVAKDVLDRPNKGPHYITKFGDLKSFQEKLDKAKADKKLKDYDFKDASNWTDIFISLLPIIIIIGVWIFIMRRMSGGGGGGGGQIFNIGKSKAKLFDEKNDIKTSFKDVAGLEGAKEEIQEIVEFLKNPEKYTNLGGKIPKGALLVGPPGTGKTLLAKAVAGEAQVPFFSLSGSDFVEMFVGVGASRVRDLFKQAKEKSPAIIFIDEIDAVGRARGKNNMSGGNDERENTLNQLLTEMDGFGTNSNVIVLAATNRADVLDKALMRAGRFDRQIFVDLPDIRERAEIFQVHLAPLKKVEGLDLDFLAKQTPGFSGADIANVCNEAALIAARNNKTAVDKQDFLDAVDRIIGGLEKKNKIITPEEKKAIAIHEAGHATVSWMLEHAAPLIKVTIVPRGQSLGAAWYLPEERQIVRTDQMLDEMCATMGGRAAEKVTFDRISTGALSDLEKVTRQARAMVTIYGLNDKIGNVTYYDSSGQSEYSFSKPYSDETAKVIDAEISLLIESQYERAIKILEENKDKLNQLADILIEKEVIFKDDLETIFGKRTFDANLEEVVS, from the coding sequence ATGGCTAAAGATAACAATCCAAATTCGAATAAATTTAAAGTAAGTCCTTGGTTAGTTTATACCGCAATACTATTAATTTTCTTGTTCATAAGTTACATAACCGGAGGATCCAATTTTCAAGAACCATCTCAACTTAAATCATCTGACATAGATGCTCTATTGGCAAAGGGACAAATTGAAAATGTAATTATTTTTAATAAAACAGATGCAGAAATTTATTTGAATGCGACCGCTTTGAAAGACCCTGCAAATAAAAAAGTAGCTAAAGATGTTTTAGACAGACCCAATAAAGGGCCACATTATATTACAAAATTTGGAGATCTTAAATCTTTTCAAGAAAAATTAGACAAAGCAAAAGCGGATAAAAAATTAAAAGATTATGATTTTAAAGACGCTAGCAATTGGACCGATATCTTCATCAGTCTTTTACCAATCATCATTATAATTGGCGTTTGGATATTCATCATGCGAAGAATGTCTGGCGGCGGCGGTGGCGGCGGCGGACAAATTTTCAATATTGGAAAATCAAAAGCCAAGCTATTTGACGAAAAAAACGACATCAAAACTTCATTCAAGGATGTTGCAGGTCTAGAAGGTGCCAAAGAAGAAATCCAGGAAATCGTGGAATTCTTGAAAAACCCTGAAAAATATACCAACCTCGGTGGAAAAATCCCCAAAGGAGCTTTGCTCGTTGGGCCTCCGGGAACAGGTAAAACATTATTGGCAAAAGCCGTTGCCGGCGAAGCCCAAGTCCCCTTCTTCTCCCTGTCAGGTTCTGACTTTGTGGAAATGTTTGTTGGTGTTGGTGCGTCACGTGTACGTGATTTGTTCAAACAAGCCAAAGAAAAATCTCCTGCAATTATTTTCATTGACGAAATTGATGCCGTGGGTAGAGCCAGAGGAAAAAACAATATGTCAGGCGGAAACGATGAACGCGAAAACACCTTGAACCAATTGTTGACAGAAATGGATGGTTTTGGAACCAATTCGAATGTAATCGTTTTGGCAGCCACCAACAGAGCCGATGTTTTGGACAAAGCCTTGATGCGTGCAGGCCGTTTTGACAGACAAATTTTCGTGGACTTGCCGGACATTCGCGAACGCGCCGAAATATTCCAAGTTCACCTTGCTCCATTGAAAAAAGTGGAAGGTCTAGATTTAGATTTCCTTGCCAAACAAACCCCTGGTTTCTCGGGAGCAGACATTGCCAATGTGTGTAACGAAGCGGCCTTGATAGCTGCCAGAAACAACAAAACTGCCGTGGACAAACAAGATTTCTTGGATGCTGTCGATAGAATAATTGGCGGTTTGGAAAAGAAAAACAAAATCATCACTCCCGAAGAAAAGAAAGCCATCGCCATACATGAAGCCGGTCACGCCACCGTAAGCTGGATGTTGGAACACGCCGCTCCACTTATTAAGGTAACGATTGTTCCTCGTGGACAAAGTTTGGGAGCCGCTTGGTATCTTCCGGAAGAAAGACAAATCGTGAGAACCGACCAAATGCTGGACGAAATGTGTGCCACCATGGGGGGAAGAGCGGCAGAGAAAGTAACTTTCGACCGAATTTCGACTGGAGCACTTAGCGATTTGGAAAAAGTGACTCGTCAAGCTCGTGCCATGGTGACCATTTACGGTTTAAACGATAAAATCGGGAATGTTACTTATTATGATTCAAGTGGACAAAGCGAATACAGTTTTTCTAAACCGTATTCCGATGAAACCGCAAAAGTAATTGATGCCGAAATTTCATTGTTGATCGAAAGCCAATACGAAAGAGCCATCAAAATATTGGAAGAAAACAAAGACAAATTAAATCAACTGGCCGATATCCTGATAGAAAAAGAAGTAATCTTCAAAGACGACTTGGAAACCATATTTGGGAAAAGAACTTTTGACGCAAACCTTGAAGAAGTAGTCTCTTAA
- a CDS encoding LUD domain-containing protein has product MSLFRKFFGSHNPASEEDKDNEYNKFSPENDAPLEEQFVYNFKKNGGKFLYCENETEVKDHLEHILEENDWFESEALCYEPGLFSLLEENKIAFDKPTNPTFLLAGCENLIADEGSILFSSKQIKQRKPNELPVNIIIIATTSQIIGTKSDGLSVIKKKYIKDYPTNITTIKYFEKAAEEDFTQYGSTAKNLYLLLLEDL; this is encoded by the coding sequence ATGAGTCTTTTTAGAAAATTTTTTGGTTCCCATAACCCGGCTTCAGAGGAAGATAAAGATAATGAGTACAACAAATTCTCACCAGAAAACGATGCACCTTTAGAAGAGCAATTTGTCTATAATTTCAAAAAAAATGGCGGTAAATTTCTATATTGTGAAAACGAAACTGAAGTAAAAGATCACTTAGAACATATTCTCGAAGAAAACGATTGGTTTGAAAGTGAAGCATTATGCTATGAACCAGGACTTTTTAGTTTACTTGAAGAAAACAAAATTGCTTTTGACAAACCCACAAATCCAACATTCCTTTTGGCAGGTTGCGAAAACCTGATTGCCGACGAAGGTTCGATCTTGTTTTCGTCCAAACAAATCAAGCAAAGAAAGCCAAACGAATTGCCTGTAAACATAATCATTATTGCCACCACTAGCCAAATTATTGGAACTAAAAGTGATGGACTTAGTGTTATAAAAAAGAAATACATAAAAGATTATCCAACAAATATTACTACCATAAAATATTTTGAAAAAGCGGCAGAGGAAGATTTTACCCAATATGGAAGCACTGCAAAAAATCTATATTTATTGCTTTTAGAAGACCTATAA
- a CDS encoding phosphatidate cytidylyltransferase, which yields MNETLKRSLSGAVYVILLLASILFSTESFFILFGIFLTIAIYEFCNLIQVNKTFPILFGTILYTTVTLVSHYNKITTDTINKVFNTDVEIAINIQQLDIVLLVITLVVSIKCILFLFYDNIQKTSTSSKYLYLLGYIILPFIFITKISFGINDYNPKIIIGLFILIWTNDTFAYVVGKSIGKNKLFEKISPKKTIEGFFGGIVFAVLAGYLISKYYIKAKPEFSEKSILIWTSIAIIVGVAGTIGDLIESKFKRIAGVKDSGAIMPGHGGILDRLDSVIFVAPIIFLFYQILNYVS from the coding sequence ATGAATGAAACACTCAAGAGATCATTATCGGGGGCTGTTTATGTAATTTTATTACTGGCTTCAATACTGTTTTCTACCGAAAGTTTTTTTATTTTATTTGGAATATTTCTTACAATTGCAATTTATGAATTTTGCAATTTAATACAAGTAAATAAAACATTTCCAATCCTGTTTGGGACTATCTTATATACTACAGTAACATTAGTAAGCCATTACAATAAAATCACGACCGACACCATCAATAAGGTGTTCAACACTGACGTAGAAATAGCCATAAACATTCAACAATTAGACATTGTTTTATTGGTCATTACATTGGTTGTTTCCATAAAATGCATCCTTTTCTTGTTTTATGACAACATTCAAAAAACAAGCACATCGTCAAAATATTTGTATTTATTGGGGTATATTATTCTGCCATTTATATTTATCACCAAAATTTCATTCGGAATAAATGATTACAATCCTAAAATCATAATTGGATTATTCATCTTGATTTGGACAAACGACACCTTTGCTTATGTAGTGGGGAAATCTATAGGCAAAAACAAATTATTCGAAAAAATATCTCCCAAAAAAACAATAGAAGGGTTCTTTGGCGGAATCGTTTTTGCCGTTTTGGCGGGTTATTTAATATCCAAATACTACATCAAGGCCAAACCTGAATTTAGCGAAAAATCAATCTTGATTTGGACTTCAATCGCCATTATTGTTGGAGTTGCAGGCACTATAGGAGATTTAATAGAGTCAAAATTCAAGCGTATTGCCGGCGTAAAAGACAGTGGAGCCATAATGCCTGGCCATGGAGGCATCCTAGATCGACTAGATAGTGTTATATTTGTAGCACCAATAATATTTTTATTTTACCAAATTCTAAACTATGTTTCATAA
- a CDS encoding phosphatidylserine decarboxylase family protein codes for MFHKEGAPSILLGTVFTAVVLLLTDKFMDPNWIQKAVQIAAFVILIIILQFFRNPKRNYILNENQILSPVDGKVVVIEEVYEGEYFKEKRIQVSIFMSPINVHVTRYPLSGIVKFSKYHPGKFLVAWHPKASEENERTTIVIENKTFGEVLYRQIAGALARRIVNYAKEGTQVVQCEDAGFIKFGSRVDVFLPLGTPINVVLNQKAVGGKTIIATKS; via the coding sequence ATGTTTCATAAAGAAGGAGCCCCATCTATTTTACTAGGCACTGTTTTTACTGCTGTCGTACTTTTATTAACCGATAAATTTATGGATCCCAATTGGATTCAAAAAGCAGTCCAAATAGCCGCTTTCGTGATATTGATTATCATTTTACAGTTTTTCAGAAATCCCAAACGCAACTATATCCTCAACGAGAATCAAATTTTGTCTCCTGTAGATGGAAAAGTGGTCGTGATTGAAGAAGTGTATGAAGGCGAATATTTCAAGGAAAAACGCATTCAAGTTTCTATTTTTATGTCGCCAATAAATGTCCACGTAACTCGTTATCCTCTTAGCGGGATTGTAAAATTCAGCAAGTACCATCCGGGAAAATTCTTGGTGGCATGGCATCCAAAAGCAAGTGAGGAAAACGAAAGAACAACCATTGTTATCGAAAACAAAACTTTTGGCGAGGTACTTTACCGTCAAATCGCGGGAGCTTTGGCAAGAAGAATTGTCAATTATGCAAAAGAAGGAACGCAAGTTGTTCAATGTGAAGATGCTGGTTTTATAAAATTTGGCTCAAGGGTTGACGTGTTTTTACCTCTTGGAACACCTATTAATGTTGTACTTAACCAAAAAGCAGTTGGTGGAAAAACCATCATTGCAACAAAATCTTGA
- a CDS encoding acyl-CoA-binding protein: protein MTKKDLDTRFQEAVEIASQMTQASLPQDVQLRLYAFYKQATFGTLNYNLSENFDLRNAFKTNAWIQISHLTIEEAKEQYIEIINSLIKK, encoded by the coding sequence ATGACAAAAAAAGATTTAGACACACGATTTCAAGAAGCCGTGGAAATAGCTTCACAGATGACACAGGCATCCTTGCCGCAAGATGTCCAGCTACGACTATATGCCTTTTACAAACAGGCCACCTTTGGCACGTTGAATTACAATCTTTCAGAAAATTTTGATTTGAGAAATGCTTTCAAAACCAATGCTTGGATTCAAATCAGTCATTTAACCATTGAAGAAGCTAAAGAACAATACATAGAAATCATCAATTCCTTAATAAAAAAATAA
- a CDS encoding superoxide dismutase — translation MKNIRFLLLNLMLATLLLSCNKKKYTEVVEVPLPAAQEKVTMGMPDDVKADEGSFQLEKLPYNYDALAPNITALTMEMHYSKHYLAYANNLNKAIAGTPLENLTIEEVLAKLDPSVPEIKNNAGGYYNHSLYFKCMGPKSEGQPKDTLAAAITKKFGSFDEFTTAFKNEATKQFGSSWVWLIVDRSGNLQITSTQNQDNPLMRNALVPGKPILALDLWEHAYYLDYQYKRKNYVDAFFNAINWNKVSENYEEALRK, via the coding sequence ATGAAAAACATTCGTTTTCTATTATTGAATTTAATGTTGGCAACCCTGTTACTTTCCTGCAACAAAAAAAAATACACAGAAGTAGTTGAAGTTCCACTACCTGCAGCGCAAGAAAAAGTAACCATGGGAATGCCCGACGACGTAAAGGCGGACGAAGGCTCATTCCAACTGGAAAAACTACCTTACAATTATGATGCTTTGGCGCCAAATATAACTGCATTGACAATGGAAATGCACTACTCCAAACATTATTTGGCATACGCCAACAACCTCAACAAAGCCATCGCAGGAACTCCATTAGAGAATCTAACGATTGAAGAAGTCTTGGCAAAATTGGATCCAAGTGTTCCCGAAATCAAGAATAATGCTGGCGGCTACTACAATCATTCCCTTTATTTTAAATGTATGGGACCAAAATCAGAAGGACAGCCCAAAGATACTTTGGCTGCAGCCATCACCAAAAAATTTGGTTCTTTTGACGAATTTACTACAGCTTTCAAAAATGAAGCCACAAAACAATTTGGTTCTTCTTGGGTTTGGTTAATTGTGGATAGATCTGGAAACCTTCAAATTACAAGTACCCAAAATCAAGACAATCCATTAATGCGAAATGCCCTTGTTCCTGGAAAACCAATTCTGGCTTTAGATCTTTGGGAACACGCTTATTACTTGGATTACCAATACAAAAGGAAAAATTACGTAGATGCTTTTTTCAATGCAATCAATTGGAACAAGGTTAGCGAAAATTATGAAGAAGCCTTGAGGAAGTAG
- a CDS encoding glycoside hydrolase family 13 protein, which translates to MKKSITICLLFLAFLPSFAQNDFTPNWSKGVVWYQIFPERFYNGDPSNDPKVNDQDGAFPFDTTSDFQIHSWTSDWYELQPYEQKNGKDIYYNIQRRRYGGDLQGVIDKLDYLQSLGINAIYMNPIFWAPSSHKYDALCYHHVDPTFGPDPEGDKKLILNEDPLNPAKWVWTKADLLALKLIDEVHKRKMFIIFDGVFNHLGAKSFAFRDVEEKQEKSAYKDWFIIDSWRDVAKGTQFEYKGWFGVTTLPELKEDDKGIVVGPKQYIFNATQRWMNPMNKGVQHGIDGWRLDVAYCIGHPFWKDWRKLVKSINNEAYLTAELVDPIDKTKPYLSGDEFDATMNYNFSFIVHDFFVQDAKGCSVSQFDNQLKQLREGFGEGVAMNMQNLVGSHDATRIGSAVANPDGEKFSDWGDYFVWSQKSNNVNYNARKPSAKQLEKQKLIAAFQILYLGSPMIYYGDECGIWGSNDPDCRKPMVWADKNYDAETFNPDQSKHEADAVNFNADLFNWYKKFIVLRNQYKAIKLGNYKTIETNDFEKTYVFCRKFGREEVIVIINRSDKAVLFANPILNKGNYKEVFTKKAMKKVTIKPMDIVVLSNTVY; encoded by the coding sequence ATGAAAAAATCAATTACAATTTGTTTGCTGTTTTTAGCATTCCTGCCTTCTTTTGCCCAAAACGATTTCACGCCCAATTGGAGTAAAGGCGTGGTTTGGTATCAAATATTTCCCGAGCGATTTTATAATGGAGACCCTTCAAACGATCCAAAAGTGAACGATCAAGACGGTGCATTCCCTTTTGATACTACTTCCGATTTTCAAATTCATTCTTGGACCAGCGATTGGTATGAATTGCAGCCTTACGAACAGAAAAACGGCAAAGACATTTATTACAATATTCAACGTCGCCGATATGGTGGAGATTTGCAGGGTGTAATTGATAAATTGGATTATTTGCAATCCTTGGGTATAAATGCCATCTATATGAATCCCATTTTTTGGGCACCATCTTCCCATAAATACGATGCCTTGTGCTATCATCATGTTGATCCAACATTTGGTCCGGATCCGGAAGGCGACAAAAAATTAATACTGAATGAAGATCCTTTAAATCCAGCAAAATGGGTTTGGACAAAAGCAGATTTGCTTGCCTTGAAACTGATTGATGAGGTTCATAAACGCAAGATGTTTATCATTTTTGATGGTGTTTTCAATCATTTGGGAGCCAAGAGTTTTGCTTTTCGAGATGTGGAAGAAAAACAAGAAAAATCAGCTTACAAAGATTGGTTCATAATTGATAGTTGGCGCGATGTTGCCAAAGGAACACAGTTTGAATACAAAGGTTGGTTTGGCGTGACAACTTTGCCAGAACTCAAAGAGGATGATAAAGGAATTGTAGTTGGGCCTAAACAATATATTTTTAACGCTACCCAACGATGGATGAACCCTATGAACAAAGGCGTTCAGCATGGGATTGATGGTTGGCGTTTGGACGTGGCCTATTGCATTGGTCATCCTTTTTGGAAAGATTGGCGAAAATTGGTAAAATCAATCAACAACGAAGCTTATCTAACAGCCGAATTGGTTGATCCAATTGACAAGACCAAGCCTTATTTGAGCGGAGACGAATTTGATGCGACAATGAATTATAATTTTTCTTTCATTGTACATGATTTTTTTGTGCAAGACGCAAAAGGCTGTTCCGTTAGTCAGTTTGACAACCAATTGAAGCAATTGCGTGAAGGTTTTGGAGAAGGTGTTGCAATGAATATGCAAAATCTGGTGGGAAGTCACGATGCAACCCGAATTGGTAGTGCCGTGGCAAATCCTGATGGGGAAAAATTTAGTGATTGGGGAGATTATTTTGTCTGGAGCCAGAAGAGCAACAATGTCAATTATAATGCTCGAAAACCGAGTGCCAAACAATTGGAAAAGCAAAAACTAATTGCAGCATTTCAAATTTTATATTTGGGTTCGCCAATGATTTATTACGGTGACGAATGTGGAATTTGGGGCAGTAACGACCCGGATTGTCGGAAACCAATGGTCTGGGCTGACAAGAATTATGATGCAGAAACATTCAATCCCGACCAAAGTAAACACGAGGCTGACGCAGTGAATTTCAATGCTGATTTATTCAATTGGTACAAGAAATTTATTGTTTTGCGCAATCAATATAAAGCCATAAAATTAGGAAACTACAAAACAATTGAAACCAATGATTTCGAAAAAACTTATGTTTTTTGCCGTAAATTTGGGCGTGAGGAAGTCATTGTGATTATCAATCGAAGTGATAAAGCGGTTCTTTTTGCAAACCCGATTCTCAATAAAGGGAATTACAAAGAGGTTTTTACCAAGAAGGCAATGAAAAAGGTGACGATAAAACCTATGGATATAGTTGTGCTGAGTAATACTGTTTACTAA